The nucleotide window TTTTCTTTAAAATCACGGTTGCTCATCGTCAGTAAAGGTTTCAGAAGAGGCTTTGCAATTTCAGGGTCTGGCTCCATTTCTTCATGGAAATGAAAATCCTTCCCTTTGTTCTCGGGACAAACTGTCTGGCAAGTATCACAGCCATATAAGCGATTGCCCAGTTTTTCCCTGAACTCATCCGCCAAAAAGCCCTTAGTCTGTGTCACGAAAGCAATGCATTTTTTTGCATCAAGCTGTCCACCCTGCACAAGAGCGCCAGTTGGACAAACATCCACACATTTATTGCAGCTGCCACAACGATCCTCCATAGGCGTATCGGGTTCAAACGGTATATTGGTGATCATTTCACCTAAATAAACATATGATCCAAACTCTGGTGTGATAATGGAACAATTTTTTCCGCTCCAGCCTATCCCTGCCCGTTCGGCAACTGCCCTGTCAACTAATTCTCCCGTATCAACCATCGATTTGAACATTGAACCAGGTACCTTCGAAGCAATGTATTCCTCGAGTTTTTTCAACCTGTCCCTTAGGACTACGTGATAATCAGTCCCCCATGATGCACGGCAGAAGATTCCACGCCGTTCTCTCTTCTTGCTGACAACTTTCGTCTTCATCTTTGAAGGATAAGCTAGTGCAATCGAGATGATTGATTTAGGGCGGTCAAAAATCAGGCTAGGTTCCGTTCTCTTTTCAATATCCTTCTCCTCAAATCCGGAATGATATTGAAGTTCCTGCTGTTTATATAACCGAACCTTCATCTCCTCAAAGGTTGAAGGTGCCGCAAAACCTATTTTATCAATCCCGATTGTTTTGCTGTATTCGATAATATCCTGCTTCAAACTTGCTATATCCACTGGCGGATTCCTCCTTTCCATTTTGATATTTATATTGAAATCCCAGAAATTTAAAAGCAAATTACTTTTATGATAAACTATTTTAAAGCAGTTTTGGAGGTGTAATCAATGGAAATTCAAGTTTCCAGGTCGATATGCGATCTCATTCCCGGATTCTCAGTCGGGATTATCGAGTATAAAGACATACAGGTAGGCGAGTCTCCGCAAATGTTAAAAGGCAGATTGCAGCTTTTCCAGGAATCAATTTACTTCGACCTTCTGGAAAAAAACGTAACCGAGCTTGAAGGCATCAAAGAATGGCGAAGAATATTCAAAACAACAGGGAAGGATCCAAACCGATATAGACATTCGGCTGAGTCCCTCTACCGAAGAATCGCAAAGCAGAATTATCTTCAACCCATACATAGTGCGATAGATTTAAATAACTTCTTCTCACTTGAATATCAAATTCCAATAGGAGTTTATGACAGTGACAAGCTGATAGGAACTGTATCGATTAAAATCGGAGAAGAAGGAGAAGAATATAAAGGTCTAAATGGAAGAACCAATAACCTTGCCAACTTAATCACCTCTGCAGATGAACAAGGTCCATTCGGCAGCCCATTTGTAGATTCCGAAAGATCTGCCGTAACAGCATCAACGACAAATGCCCTGCAGATTGTATATTTAAGACCCTCAACTGCACCCGAGAGCATGCAAAAAATGACACAATCATTAATGAACATGTTTACCCAAATCCATGGAGGGACTGGCACATATAGAATGATCAGATGCTGATGCATCCTTTTTCTTTTTGGGTGATGATCATTCATTGGTGACCATCATGTAGGTATAAGCGGAAAATTTCAGGCTATTGTATATATAGTGCATGCTGCTTAAGAAGTGAAATAAGCGGAGATATTCCGGTTATTGTATGTAGAGGACGCTTATGAAGCTAGAATAAGCGGAGATATTCCGGCTAACGGTTAAAAATAAGACAAAGTCCAATGATTTTATCTAAATAGACGGAAAACCGACCCTTATTTTAGTGAAAATAAGGGTCATATTCAATTTAAGCGAAATTTCTCCGTTTATTTTACGAACACTATGAAAACAGGTTCAGTGATAACACTGGCAAAGAAAAAACGCAGCATATCGTTTTCTGGAAACGACATACTGCGTTAGTCACGTATGTATGGAGCGGGTGAAGGGAATCGAACCCTCATCATCAGCTTGGAAGGCTGAGGTTTTACCACTAAACTACACCCGCATACATATCTTTATGAAATAAAGAAAACAGGAAAACCTGTTTATAATAAAAGTGGTACCGGTGGTCGGGGTCGAACCGACACTCCAGAAGGAACACGATTTTGAGTCGTGCGCGTCTGCCAATTCCGCCACACCGGCATATTAAAATGTCTTGCTTTCTTGCTGCCACTAATGAGTTAGTGGAGGCGGCAACCGGATTTGAACCGGTGAATAAAGGTTTTGCAGACCTTTGCCTTACCACTTGGCTATGCCGCCATATATTTTTGGAGCGGAAGACGGGATTCGAACCCGCGACCCCAACCTTGGCAAGGTTGTATTCTAC belongs to Mesobacillus subterraneus and includes:
- the queG gene encoding tRNA epoxyqueuosine(34) reductase QueG, which gives rise to MDIASLKQDIIEYSKTIGIDKIGFAAPSTFEEMKVRLYKQQELQYHSGFEEKDIEKRTEPSLIFDRPKSIISIALAYPSKMKTKVVSKKRERRGIFCRASWGTDYHVVLRDRLKKLEEYIASKVPGSMFKSMVDTGELVDRAVAERAGIGWSGKNCSIITPEFGSYVYLGEMITNIPFEPDTPMEDRCGSCNKCVDVCPTGALVQGGQLDAKKCIAFVTQTKGFLADEFREKLGNRLYGCDTCQTVCPENKGKDFHFHEEMEPDPEIAKPLLKPLLTMSNRDFKEKFGHVSGSWRGKKPIQRNAIIALAHYKDDTAVPELIKVMQDDPRPVLRGTAAWALGKIGGIEALDALKHASAVEKEEEVLSEISKGLEFYKDNPESNISV
- a CDS encoding B3/B4 domain-containing protein; this translates as MEIQVSRSICDLIPGFSVGIIEYKDIQVGESPQMLKGRLQLFQESIYFDLLEKNVTELEGIKEWRRIFKTTGKDPNRYRHSAESLYRRIAKQNYLQPIHSAIDLNNFFSLEYQIPIGVYDSDKLIGTVSIKIGEEGEEYKGLNGRTNNLANLITSADEQGPFGSPFVDSERSAVTASTTNALQIVYLRPSTAPESMQKMTQSLMNMFTQIHGGTGTYRMIRC